In one Nicotiana sylvestris chromosome 8, ASM39365v2, whole genome shotgun sequence genomic region, the following are encoded:
- the LOC104234102 gene encoding uncharacterized protein yields MGPDPSKRSQEFWCEFHNDHGHRTLDCRLLQEDDEYLLKQGYLTDLFSEQGKQSYMKNRKEPPKPLSQKRTVNVITGVEEVNGVTYMEATKTSKVTVTHEKQVRQVLEEDNIMFDDEDTDDLIIPHNDTLVISLRVHDTNVKRVLIDPGSSVNIILLRVVNEIQENDRIIAKSRSLSGFDNTSVVTKGEIILATFAEGVKKDTKFHVVDADMAYNIILGRS; encoded by the coding sequence ATGGGGCCAGATCCCAGCAAAAGGAGTCAGGAATtttggtgcgagtttcacaaTGATCATGGCCATAGAACATTAGATTGTAGGCTTCTACAGGAAGATGATGAGTATCTATTGAAACAAGGCTATCTCACCGATCTGTTCAGTGAACAAGGAAAACAATCTTATATGAAAAATAGGAAAGAACCACCAAAGCCCCTGTCACAAAAGAGAACAGTAAATGTTATAACTGGGGTTGAAGAAGTTAATGGGGTAACGTATATGGAAGCAACAAAGACATCCAAGGTTACCGTTACCCACGAAAAACAGGTTCGTCAGGTTTTGGAAGAAGACAACATAATGTTTGATGACGAAGACACGGATGACTTGATCATTCCTCACAATGATacactggtaatatctctacGTGTCCATGATACTAATGttaaacgagttttgattgacccAGGTAGCTCAGTAAATATCATTCTACTAAGAGTAGTGAATGAGATACAAGAAAATGATCGAATCATAGCAAAGTCACGGTCATTGTCTGGGTTCGATAATACAAGTGTCGTCACAAAAGGAGAAATCATATTAGCTACATTTGCAGAAGGTGTCAAAAAAGACACTAAATTCCATGTGGTAGATGCAGACATGGCCTATAACATAATCTTGGGAAGGTCGTGA